The Hemibagrus wyckioides isolate EC202008001 linkage group LG25, SWU_Hwy_1.0, whole genome shotgun sequence genome has a segment encoding these proteins:
- the LOC131345716 gene encoding basic proline-rich protein-like, which yields TPPTPIPPTPPTPPPPTPPPTPIPPTTPTTPIPPTPPTPIPPTPPPTTPTTLIPPTPPPPTTPPPPTPIPPPPPPTPPIPPPPTPPPPPTTPTPIPPTTPTTPTPPTPPIPPPPTPPTPPPPPPPPIPPPPTPPTPPTPPIPPPPTPPIPPPPTPPPTPPPPIPPTPPPPPPPTPTPIPPPPPTPIPPPPPTPTPPIPPTPIPPTTPTTSTPPTPPIPPPPTPPIPPTPPPPTPPTPIPPPPTPPPPTPPTPPPTPIPPTPPTPIPPPPTPPTPPIPPPTPIPPPPTPPIPPPPTPPPPIPPTSTPPPTPPIPPPTPTPPTPPPPTPPPTPPPPTTTTPPTPPIPPTSTPPTTPPTPPPPTPPPPIPPPPTPPTSIPPTP from the exons acaccaccaacaccaataccaccaacaccaccaacaccaccaccaccaacaccaccaccaacaccaataccaccaacaacaccaacaacaccaataccaccaacaccaccaacaccaataccaccaacaccaccaccaacaacaccaacaacactaataccaccaacaccaccaccaccaacaacaccaccaccaccaacaccaataccaccaccac caccaccaacaccaccaataccaccaccaccaacaccaccaccaccaccaacaacaccaacaccaataccaccaacaacaccaacaacaccaacaccaccaacaccaccaataccaccaccaccaacaccaccaacaccaccaccaccaccaccaccaccaataccaccaccaccaacaccaccaacaccaccaacaccaccaataccaccaccaccaacaccaccaataccaccaccaccaacaccaccaccaacaccaccaccaccaataccaccaacaccaccaccaccaccaccaccaacaccaacaccaataccaccaccaccaccaacaccaataccaccaccaccaccaacaccaacaccaccaataccaccaacaccaataccaccaacaacaccaacaacatcaacaccaccaacaccaccaataccaccaccaccaacaccaccaataccaccaacaccaccaccaccaacaccaccaacaccaataccaccaccaccaacaccaccaccaccaacaccaccaacaccaccaccaacaccaataccaccaacaccaccaacaccaataccaccaccaccaacaccaccaacaccaccaataccaccaccaacaccaataccaccaccaccaacaccaccaataccaccaccaccaacaccaccaccaccaataccaccaacatcaacaccaccaccaacaccaccaataccaccaccaactccaacaccaccaacaccaccaccaccaacaccaccaccaacaccaccaccaccaacaacaacaacaccaccaacaccaccaataccaccaacatcaacaccaccaacaacaccaccaacaccaccaccaccaacaccaccaccaccaataccaccaccaccaacaccaccaacatcaataccaccaacacca
- the si:dkey-174m14.3 gene encoding brain-enriched guanylate kinase-associated protein, which yields MSADVHTHNMKKIYIGKTGLKSSRAGCKHQKKSSLQEQKEDLRKRLSFTTQKLELLESEFDSTRQYLETELRRAQEELDKFTDKLRRIQSSYSALQRINQDLEDKIHRTSQHHDDEKRALSQEIIVLNTHLMEAKITIEKLKEDNDLYRKDCNLAAQLLQCNQSQYRAQLSELPADFLERLSLHIEDSSPICRSPYSDPIPSSALANVLEKPEEASRSPSPTRHELHEPHEHPGFLIGTPVGGDERLGLGLRSVAKCEVYSSDTALYCPDERRRERRPSVDLHRFPHFNTSVGGASSSYSSFSGGGSEEKGAEPPYSTTSSPQHHGIYMEWRDGVEYEHKSDDSWERESPSAFSVSHVYQNGGSPLYSGAMSCYSEPYEPLPPSTSPSVNYGDSRRGSALMPEEEEEPEEEQEVLIGRWRRLSVEDVSAHSFCSTGRASPYSFSEQHFSVRPAKIRLGPLYSSFQEGSDAYRHHGAALLDQFSSTDLRNTHLYSTEDETQEVEQQVAGLEHEYEDEEVDVSPNSSNESLEIGSMEIGAELQSFQPDRISASPQETSSPPTQAAAQYQTFTTLGLTRKDSLTKAQLYGTLLN from the exons ATGAGTGctgatgttcacacacacaacatgaagAAGATCTACATCGGAAAAACCGGCCTGAAGAGCTCACGGGCCGGCTGTAAGCACCAGAAGAAAAg ctctttGCAGGAGCAGAAGGAGGATCTGAGGAAGCGTCTGTCCTTCACCACTCAGAAGCTGGAGTTGTTGGAGAGTGAGTTTGATTCCACGAGGCAGTACCTCGAGACTGAACTGCGCAGAGCTCAAGAGGAACTCGACAAGTTCACTGATAAACTGAGgag AATACAGAGCAGTTATTCAGCATTACAGAGGATTAATCAGGACCTGGAGGACAAAATCCACCGAACT tcccAACATCATGATGATGAGAAGCGAGCACTCAGTCAAGAGATCATTGTCcttaacacacacctgatggAGGCAAAGATCACAATCGAGAAGCTTAAAGAGGACAAC gaTTTATACAGGAAGGACTGCAACCTGGCAGCTCAGCTCCTGCAGTGTAATCAGTCTCAATACAGAGCTCAGCTCTCTGAG TTGCCAGCAGATTTTCTGGAGCGTTTGAGTCTGCACATTGAGGATTCCTCCCCAATCTGTCGTTCGCCTTATTCTGACCCCATTCCCTCCTCTGCACTGGCTAACGTTTTAGAGAAACCAGAGGAAGCATCACGTTCTCCGAGTCCAACACGTCACGAGCTCCACGAGCCTCACGAGCACCCGGGCTTCCTGATCGGCACACCTGTGGGCGGAGATGAGCGTCTGGGTCTGGGATTGAGGAGCGTGGCTAAGTGTGAAGTTTACAGCAGTGACACGGCGCTGTACTGCCCAGATGAGCGGCGTCGTGAGCGCAGGCCCAGTGTTGACCTGCACCGGTTCCCGCATTTTAACACCTCAGTGGGCGGAGCCTCCAGCTCTTACTCCAGTTTCAGTGGGGGTGGCTCTGAAGAAAAAGGGGCAGAGCCTCCTTACAGCACCACCTCCTCGCCTCAACACCATGGGATTTACATGGAGTGGCGAGACGGTGTTGAGTACGAGCACAAAAGTGACGATTCCTGGGAAAGAGAAAGTCCGAGCGCCTTCAGCGTCTCTCACGTTTACCAAAACGGTGGCTCTCCTCTCTACAGTGGTGCAATGTCCTGCTACAGTGAGCCGTACGAGCCCCTCCCACCATCCACCTCCCCCAGTGTCAACTATGGTGACAGTCGGCGTGGCAGTGCACTGATgccagaagaggaggaggagccagaggaggagcaggaggtgCTGATTGGCCGATGGAGGCGGTTAAGTGTAGAGGACGTCAGTGCTCACTCGTTCTGCAGCACCGGGCGTGCTTCACCATACAGCTTCTCCGAGCAGCACTTCTCCGTCCGACCTGCCAAGATCCGGCTCGGTCCCCTCTACAGCAGCTTCCAGGAGGGAAGTGATGCTTATCGGCACCATGGTGCCGCCCTGCTGGATCAGTTCTCCAGTACCGATCTCCGGAATACACACTTGTACAGCACAGAGGACGAGACCCAGGAGGTGGAGCAGCAGGTAGCTGGACTCGAGCATGAatatgaggatgaggaggtggACGTGAGTCCAAACAGCTCCAATGAGTCACTGGAAATCGGATCCATGGAAATTGGTGCTGAGCTGCAGTCGTTTCAGCCGGACCGGATCAGTGCCTCTCCTCAGGAAACGAGTTCTCCTCCGACTCAGGCAGCAGCACAATACCAGACGTTCACCACGCTGGGCCTGACCAGGAAGGACAGTCTCACAAAAGCGCAGCTCTATGGCACTCTGCTCAACTGA
- the rdh14b gene encoding retinol dehydrogenase 14b, producing MAAAVMLAVVLGGGVILMGRRMFSRHRAVLRLPAGSMRGRTVLVTGASSGIGKATAAELFRLHARVLMACRDREKGEQAAEEIRACAGQSDGELVIKHVELTSLRSVREFCREIIQEEPKLDVLINNAGVFCCPYSKTEDGFEMQFGVNHLAHFLLTHLLTELMVRSAPSRILVVSSKLYKYGSIRFDDLNSERSYDPAFCYSQSKLANLLFTRELARRLEGRGVTVNSLSPGLVRTNLGRHVRVPLLLKPLLFLVSWLFLKSPEEGAETPLYLACSPDVANVTGKFFSKCREEVLRSKATDDNAAKRLWDQSETMVGIQS from the exons atggcaGCCGCGGTGATGTTAGCGGTGGTGCTGGGTGGTGGAGTGATTCTCATGGGCAGGAGAATGTTCTCCAGACACAGGGCTGTTCTCCGCCTCCCCGCCGGTTCGATGCGCGGGAGGACGGTGCTGGTGACGGGCGCGAGCAGCGGGATCGGTAAGGCCACGGCGGCAGAGCTGTTCCGCCTGCACGCGCGCGTCCTCATGGCGTGTCGGGACCGGGAGAAAGGAGAGCAGGCCGCCGAAGAGATCCGCGCATGCGCAGGACAGTCTGACGGAGAGCTGGTCATCAAGCACGTGGAGCTGACGTCATTGAGATCCGTGCGCGAGTTCTGTCGGGAAAtcatccag gaGGAGCCAAAGCTGGACGTGCTGATTAACAACGCGGGTGTGTTCTGCTGCCCGTACTCTAAAACAGAGGATGGTTTTGAGATGCAGTTTGGTGTGAACCATCTGGCTCACTTCCTGTTAACCCACCTGCTGACAGAGCTGATGGTACGTTCCGCCCCGAGTCGCATCCTCGTGGTCTCCTCCAAACTTTACAAATACGGCAGCATCCGATTTGACGACTTGAACAGCGAGCGCAGCTACGACCCGGCCTTCTGTTACAGCCAGAGTAAACTCGCTAACCTGCTGTTCACACGCGAGTTAGCGAGGAGACTGGAGGGGCGGGGCGTGACGGTCAACTCCCTCTCCCCTGGGTTAGTCAGGACCAACCTGGGCCGCCATGTCCGGGTCCCCCTCCTGCTGAAGCCCCTCCTCTTTCTGGTGTCATGGCTGTTCTTAAAAAGTCCAGAAGAGGGAGCTGAGACCCCGCTGTACCTCGCCTGCTCTCCCGATGTGGCTAACGTGACGGGGAAGTTCTTCTCCAAATGCCGAGAGGAAGTGCTCCGGTCTAAAGCAACGGACGACAACGCGGCAAAGCGGCTATGGGACCAGAGTGAGACCATGGTTGGGATTCAGAGCTGA